One Antedon mediterranea chromosome 1, ecAntMedi1.1, whole genome shotgun sequence genomic window, TGATTCAATAGCAAAACAGTATCAGATATAGGTACTGTACAGgaaaaaattacataaacaaattatatacatAAGGCAGCacaagtaaataaatattgcttAAACACTcattgaccttaaattgaccccattCTTCAATCCAAAGGCTGATCTCTAAACTAAATTCTgtcaaaaaattattttagattatcaaaacaatttataagATTGGGTGGTCGTATGAAATAAATGTCAGAATGTCCCAACTTTACCTCATTTAATATTCGTTAACTTAGAAAAACCACGAAAACCAGGCTTACAAACCAAAATATAGACTTTTgctaacaaaatatataacttTTTGTTACTACTatacaatttaaaactaaactattTTCTAATCTACATGTAATATACTTTgataatcttttttaaaatttcggATACCAATTGAATACCCGaagaattaaatattaattatcatgtcgatattatatatattataacgcACCTGATTTTATTCTTAAATTAGGCATCACGTGACATTTTTAATTAGCCCTATCTCATGGAAAAATGATATCTAATGAATGGCTTTAATGCACGTTCAGCTTTCTTTTGAGAATTTTTGCCATGCGACGTTGTTGACTGATCTCATTCGGAAATCATTCTACTCCGCATCTAAGGTTGGAACACTGCCCTTTTTAATGGCCTAGATTCCCGGCCTAGCATTCGTCAATGATTTATGATGAATAAATAACTTGAAtaagtaggtgtgttataaaacaaataattaatgttttgttgaatggagagaatatttcaaCGACTGCTCTATTTTTCAACTCACTCACCATTAAACctgtaaacattaattatttgtgttTGTATTGTCTACTTTGATGCCTTTAGTTGTCTGAACCTTCTGGTAGTTGTGCTATATAGAAGGTCTATAGAAATCAACTTAAGATGTTAACTGGTCATGTTCACATCCTATCTTACATTGCGTCTATAGTATACATTTACATATTAGGTGCTTGTCACCTTGATATGCAAAGTACCTAATCTGTGTAACAGCACTTCTGACTCAATGGTCAACAGTcaactggtactggttcaattAACCGTCTTCATAGAGACATCGATATAAAGCTGGCATTCAGATTAATGCTACTTTTAAGTGTACTTTTTCAAAGTGACATACGAAAACCGTATTATATATGGCACGGCACATGTGCAAAATGAGTGCAATACAAAAgattctttgtttttttaccattaaaagcACGAGCATAAGGCAGACTAGGctacagtggcgtaacggctacggcattaaaatatgtcgaaaaaggctaaaaactcCTGAGGCCTCCGCCGTTGGAGagccacttagggttcctaaaccaggagCCTCAGCGTTACACCACTGCTAGGCTGGTAAATTATTTCAATTCCACTGTACACACAATCTCAATATTGTCTTAATGATGTATTTCTGATAATGGCAGTAATGTCAAAGAACGGTGCAGTCGTGGAAACAACCAGTTGTTTTACTTGGTTTTCCTTCCTCTGGCGAGCGGCGTATTACGCGTACCAATTCGTGGAATGCGGTATCGATGTTCTGAGGCGGATTCTTGGCACTTGTTTCAATGTACTGAAGCTGTGAAggaaatacatttatatttaaaatggaTACCTATTATTATAGAGCATTTGCAGTGGCAACAATTTTGAAAGGTGGGAGGAAGAAATGTCTTGTACTTACTCCAAATTGCATCGCAACATTCTGGCCTTCTTCTTTAGTGACCTTGCGTTGATGAACAAGGTCAACTTTGTTAGCAACGAGAATCATGGGATAGCAGTCTCTACAAtgataaaaccaaattaaaagtaataaaatatgacaaataataaagaCTAATTCTGTGAATAAGTGCATAACTACAGTCAATGATTAGCACAATAAATGTACAAAGTCTGCCGATATGAAGACGACACCAAAGTATCTGGGTGAAGTACTTTTTTTATGGTAAAACACAGCATGGTTGCTTAtcatagtagtagtagtagcctagtaACCGTGTTATATTTAGACAAGATTGTTATACATAAATCAATTAACATTCTGTAAGCCTCTCCAATTAAACGGATGCCCAGGATATGCAATGTCCTTGACGGAATTGATAGTAATTGGTTGTCATAGTGCATTCAAACTTTAAAGTATGTATTTtaccccaaaaacatgaaaaatgaagattaataaaatcagactttaaataggccattttgcagttttgatAAGATTATTCActtctctaaaaaaaaaaataaaaaaataattatttcacttataaaaaaaattttttttcaggtaaatacactttttttcGATCTAGtctttggtcaaagtgaataactattaagTGACATAAAattggcatattcaacaaaaacatttttgggGGACAGTTTAATTTATGtcataaattttaatttgattttactgtagtaggcctactaactttTTTTCCCATAGAGGAATTTAGTTAGTACATCACTCAGGCTGGTATTATACACTAAATAAAATTGTGCATTTAGAGATGGTCCCTTAATAGATTTTCTCACTTGTCTTATGGATATtttaatctaaagctctgtctacattatcatgtgacaataaaatgtgatgtgcccaaatatgggcatgagatgatgtcatatcactaccatatttgggaatatcactaccatttgggcacatcacacttttcaaactagtttgatagtgtagacagagctttaaattgtaattatttttttatgaaaagaatgaaataacaaaactaataaCTGATAAACATtgttattatatactgtatgtaataattaaagatgtattgtcttgtcaaaaacatgaaaaatgaagattaattaaatcagactttgaatatgttattttgtaattttaataaagttaatcacttccgtagaaaaaaaaaccacaaaaaaataatgttttcacttataaaatgacaaaataaatgcttaaattcaaccaaaaaccaattggctggcagccaacttgaccatttttgctttaaattacagtttttttcaggtaaatacatttttttcgatccaatttttggtcaaactggataactattaggtgacattaaaatgggggacaatacatctttaaaaagaaTATTGATTTTCCTTTCCAAGAATTGTTATCTGTTCTACTAGTTTAATTGACTTAATGGATTTACGGGCTGGTTCATTACAGTGCTGCTTCTTCTGCTTTTTAATTAGCCTCTGTGATTTGTTTCTTGCTACTGATCACTATAGTCGCCACTTTACTGTAATGCTAAATGTCAAATATtgaatatgtatataaaaaGTGATTTATTCtactcttaatcattaccttgttaatagtatacaaataatggaaagttttatgagttgaattgggagatatttcatgagttgagtTTAGTCAAAAAGCTGAACAtgcaatagtatacaaataataaatgtttatgagtggattggtacaaataatggcatgaggtaaatgatgaaaggtttttttttttaattaaaaaaaagtattaattgTAGGACCGTTTaatagtgcatactattgcacaccatgtGACCAATAATTGAAAggaaattaaccaatcaaacgGCAAGGATACAGGTTTGATGGTTGATTTAAACGGATTGATTTGATCTGACCTcaaaatataaatcataatggtaatatttcaaaagtattataaaaatattatatttaggGAAATCTAatttactttttgtaaaacgttaaaaaacattattctgctgcatttactgcagtaactccaTTTTGACTCTTAAcccattactgcagtaaaatgcagttactgcagtaaactaattttgaaaagACCCCAGGGCTCTCTTTAagctttataaaaatatttgtataagatgatgatgacgGTTTACCCGATCAACAATCTTAAAATACGGAAATAACTCCTGCCCTAGTTTTATCTTTCTGAGAATTGGATATTACTTGAATTTATTTAGGTCAAATGTATTGAAGATTGCCAATAAGTGAACTAATAATCACATGCTATTATCAGTTGTTCAGACCACTTCAATGATTCAAACGTAAAGACAGTTAGTCTCTTGTATAAATAAAGCAAATATTAAGTCAATAGGGGACAGATGAGGTCATAATTCCATAAAAAGATGGCTGCAGGTAGGATCTGCTAGCAGGCATAGGCCCCGGCCTAGGCttaacaaaatttaacaaaactcAACCGATCTATTCTCATACTAATTAtgacaaaaaagaaaatttgtGTGCCAGAACAGTAActtaacatatatttttcagATTTATTTGGTCCTTGCGGAAATTCATAATAGGCACAATCGctcacataaaaatacaatgatatacaaaatagatataagtaaaataaatataaacaagtaaAGATACACTATACAATATAGACTACAATGTGATTCAACAGTATTTGTCATTGAAAGCACGGATGGGAAAAGGAACGAATGATTTTAGATATCTGTTCTACCAGTTCTACATAGTGTGCTGCTACTTAGTTATTGCACTCACTTCCTTTCACCACAAACAAAACGAAAACTATAGAGATCCATAATCACTAGTTTAGATTTAAACCACTTCACACCTTTAACAAAATGATTAACATGGTTGATTAAGCATGAAACTGAACATGACATCACCTGTCTTTGACTCTGAGAATCTGATTGTGAAATCCAACAATATTCTCAAAGCTTGCTCGATCTGTGACTGAATAAACGAGAAGAAAACCGCCACCGCTCCTCATATACTGCTCTCTCATTGCACTAAATTCTTCCTGTCCGGCAGTATCTAAAACTTTTGaaagaaaatgacaaaattaattataatactgtccaagggcggatccagcattatagattaggAGGgggttaaatatttcataaatgataaaaacaatCCGTCAGTTtgcataaaaataacattatttaaaaaaccatgTTTATCCCCCACCTAAATCCGCGCCCGCTGTCTTGGTAGGATAACCCATCATAAAAAAAGCTCCTTTTAATTTGATACAATAGTGGTACAGGTCTTGTCTATTGAGGCATGGGATTGCGATATCACTCGCCTAACACACTTTTAAAATTCCCCCGAGTTTGGTAATTTTCTACCCGCTAAGATACAAACAGCAAGTGAAATTTGTAGCACACTTGCAAGTGAGTTGCCAATTTACAAATTCATCGATGTTTAAAACAATTAcatgttgtttttttctcattttgtacataatattatatgttctttttttttacaaacacattttccccaaaaaaatgaaaaaatgaagattaattaaatccgACTTTGAATGTaggtttttgtaattttaagaaaaaaatgacaaaaataaatggttaaattcaaccaaaaactatttttttgcttaaaatcacagttttttttttcaggtaactacatttttttctaACTAtaaggtgacattaaaatggcatatccaacaaaaaaaatgtttcattttgCACAACTTACCATCTAACATGCACCACTCTCCATCTACTTCCTCATGCTGCATGTACGAATCCTCAATCGTTGGATCGTAATCTTCTACGAACATTTTCTGGAAGAACTGAATTGTAATTGCACTTTTACCGACACCACCGTCCCCGACAACAACCAGCTTATAAGTTGATAAATTACTACTTGAAATATCTGCCATTTCTGATGCgttaaaattgttttgataCCCGCCAGTTAGTAAGAAATACGCGTCAAAAACATATCATAATTTTTCCCACAGCTGTCATAATACAATAAGCATGTCTGCaagcaaataataattattgtaattaacGACCTGTCATAATTATTTCAAGGTTAATTGCTTGAATTAAGTGTGCAGGCAATTAGTACCgagggatcatgtcaaaatgatTCTACTCCAGTTACTGcagaaacaaaattatatttagaaAGCAAAATTACATTACATGATCCCtgtgaaatgtaaagctctgtttacattatcaaattttatatgagaaaaaaatgtgatgtgcctatatatggacatgatatgatatgatatcactacagtaccatatttgggcatatcactaccatatttgagtacatcacatttttttttgtcaaactagtttgatagtacagAGCTTTAGATACATGTTTCtgacaatcaatcaatcaactttaaaaaatatacagtattcttAATATAATGGCTTCATCCGGATATTACAGATCCGGATGAAGTATAAAGGATTGGTCTGGATTTCCTGGATACGCTAGATCACATCCCTTCATAACCACAAGGTGGAAAAGGTATGAGGCTCTACAGGGAagtaaaaaatactatttaataaTGGTTACAATTACTttcttttattgatttattggTAAATAATTATgcaacatacagtattttaattatgtaatacagatgtttaaaacaaattatgagaGGGGCCCTCATATAGGCTCGGGCTATACCCTTTCACTGAATTATAAAGAGTTCTGCTGGTGGCAAGCAAAAAAgtaatccccccccccccccacctttttttttttcaacatctTCCCATCCTCCTATAAATATGTGAGCCAGACTCTACTGCTCATCATCACCATGAAACTACTCCAAATACTACTAAAAACAGTcctattaatattgataattagGAATGAAcctgatttttaaattaataattttagtaTTATACAGTCGTACCAACAGTATCCGATCagttatacattttgtatactgtacatattgatTGAAAATCAAGGAACTCTGTCGTACTTATTCTGCCTGTTGTGAGACTCACCTCAAATGTTGCGTTTCTCGCAGGAAAAATCGAAGGCTTGGGTTTTTAATAAAGATGTGGCTAGATTTCAAGTTTTAACCGATACTatacatcatcatcaaaatACTGTCATGCCACAGATTTATAAGTGCAAATTACTGTTGATGATAAAGCAAAGTAAAAACGCTAGCGCTATGTGTTTATATGTGCTTTATGATGAATAATAAAGagaataataaattatacaactagagggcgctgtttaataaattattaatttctctCACGGGAACGTAATACAAATTATGATttgatgtaataatattttgattttcatttatctttttatttcggaatatcatggtgacataatattatatccattagcaaaagacagaaaaaacaaatcttaatctaacagctcatagaacaaaaacaaagatatgtaaatatataaagtcaatgcaacaaagcattccattgtatgtgcattcttgacacataatggccatgatcaaggaattactacttgcgttcacacgatttttaaaactaaaaacagattttctaaTGAACTCATCAAAGGATGGGACAAAGATCATGCTTGCACTACAATGTCTAGGCTGTTACAGCGGCCATTATCTGTTAAACATATGTCcccttgaaaaaatatttttgttgttgaatatgccattttaatgtcacataattatagttattcactttgaccaaacattggatcgaaaaataaaatataattaggcctacctgaaaaaaattggcttgaaaagtcaataggtttttggttgaatttaactgtttattttgtctttataagcgaaaaaaaaatgttgtggaGGTTTCTACGGAAGTAATTGacttattaaaactgcaaaaggTCTACtcatattctttaaaaaaaattaatattattttttcatgtCACTTTTTTTTACAGTGATTATAGTTATTATTTAAGCCCTCATTAGATTCTAAAAATCCCAACTTCGATACAGTATTTCAAGATGATATTCAAAGTATGACTTTTCGTTTTTAAAATAGACCTAAAATGCggtctttaaaaaatattgtttagacATTGTAGGCATACTTCTAGACAGTCAGCATAGGATACTTCTGAATAATTCCTACCAATGGTTTATAGCGATTTACACTCACAcgcaacaaaaaaagaaaaagtctATGAAACTGCTTTTCTTGCGTAAATGGTAGAGGAAAATACGAGGAAAATACCGCCATACGGCGCCACGTGCAACAAGGGGAGGAGGATCCAGGGCCGATATAGTAGATGTAGAGACTACTAATAAAGccatctgattggttaatagCTACAGTGCATTTCTAACATATGAAGGTTCCTACGCGAAAAGTTAGCATCAAAGTTGCTACAATAAATTACATAAGgtcgttaaaataattaaaaacgaCATATTACgttcattatatttatataaaaaattctaaccgattttaaatttttaaaattagaagGTCAGAGCAAACTATTTTGACACCGCTTCGCCCTCCGCCGATGAGTTATCAGGCTGCATAGTTACGGACAAGATGGCTGCCTACAGTGTGTAAATATTTTGGTAGCGATTTGACAGCAATAAACTAATTATTCTGAGGGTTTTCACGGTATTATGATTAATTTATAATGAcatattatttgaattattatgttaaataatGTAAGTTAGTGGGGAAAaacaaaatagtataattgtgtctTTTGCAGGTAAGTAtatactaggctaggccaacAGTCGCACTACGGCCTACTTACTACTGAAGTTAGAGCCGGGGTGTTGTGGTTGTCGATGCCAGACTGGGGTCGTTTTGCCCCATAGGCCTACTAacttaagttttattttattttttattttattcagttgacaaccaacagcgatgaaaccgccactaacaggttgaatctaaacataataaactataataatacattcaaatatgcaacaaaacataaacaaagatcGGAACATTTTAGTGagattataggcctagctaggcctaggcctacctagcctacagtaggcctagcctaggttgACTTGCTCATCATACCAATTTGGTTAACGTACTTAAggtttctttttaaaatatatgtaggcctataataaataaatagtccTAGCCTATAGACTATTTTATAGAAATACCATCCATTCATGCATGAACATGATGAAGATAGAAAGCtaattttctttccttttttggtCCTAGGCATACTTACAATACAGACAGTACGGACTACGGTTCCTACACAGTACTACTTATACTACtgacataggcctagcctataataCTACCCTGGTCCCTAGGCTAACTAACTACTAAATATTTGCTTGTATTTTGTTACTGTAACTCATCTTATTTTCTATAGCAGCACCATGGCGGTGGCAAGGCCATTATCCCAGATAGACATCCTGTCTCAGAATGGAATACGTTCTTCGGCATATGCAATACCAGATACATTGGTAGCACCGCACACTGCAAGTCCAGTTCCTAATCACCTACTGGACACAAGTAAGTTGGCCTATGTCTAAGGTAGAGGGCGCGGTCCTCGGACATTGTTGGTAGTCAGACACCTGATACTGTTTACTTATGAATATGTACACCATATTGACCAATAATTTTTCTTCATGAATTATTAATTACGATGTAACGTCGCTGGGTaaccaaaaaaaattacaattttccaTGAACATCGCTTCTAAAACCAGTAATTTATGTGAGGTCAAGTTCAAGGTCACACATGATTTTGGGTTTTTAAAGAACATTATAAGGTAATAGGTCTATAAAATCTGCaccaaaattatttaaaatgtgtaaaaagtaacaaaaaatttgattttaatagtTGGTTCTTAACTCTTACTTCGTTGTTAACACACAAAAAATGGCCGCTACACGATATGACTGATAAAGTAATTCAATATCTCtataaaaatttgaaattattttttgtactggtaaatataaataataaaatgattatatttgtatattaaaaaaaaaaaaaaaatattttaattaaaaaaatgtgaaatataaacaaaacattgaggGCGTCCGAGTACCAAAAAACTTGTCCGAGTATCGATCCTTGAAGGCCTATGTAATCCAGAGCCCTTCTACAGTAGATATGAATTTAGTTGCTGTTTTTGGCGACACTAAATTATTACAGTTATATTTGTAAGTTTCTATTAAAATTCTAAAAGTTTGTCAAAATGTACAATTTCAGCAATTGTGTACATTTATGGTGTTATCGTCCGAGTACCGCACCCCCTACTTTATGTAATATGTAAATCCAATATTCATTGAGCTTACTGTACGAATGTTTTGGTCTTATCCTTTTCAACTAGGCCTAGGTACTCATTTACAACTGAGTAGACAtacattatttttgtatgtatttgtatttcttatatattttatgtttacattttattttagaaattttCCACAAGATATCTCAGAATGAACTAATCCAGGCACGACCAGCTTCCATTCATTTTGCTGGCTTTGCACCTGGGAAGCTGCACAAACTGACGCTGGTAAgtatacttttaaaacaatgtaggcctacagaaaaaTATCTGGCCCAGAAACAATGTGATCTCCTGAAGACTGTAATAAAGAATTGGGCATGAAAGCCAATTTAGAATTAAACCTAaactttttaaatgaaataaaacttGATCTTAATTTTGATAGGATTTCTtgataatatttcttttatgaatatttaattagtttattttCAACACTTATTTGCTATGATAAGTATTTTTGTATGTATAGACATGttgatatattgtttgaaggtttg contains:
- the LOC140056605 gene encoding ras-related protein M-Ras-like; translation: MADISSSNLSTYKLVVVGDGGVGKSAITIQFFQKMFVEDYDPTIEDSYMQHEEVDGEWCMLDVLDTAGQEEFSAMREQYMRSGGGFLLVYSVTDRASFENIVGFHNQILRVKDRDCYPMILVANKVDLVHQRKVTKEEGQNVAMQFGLQYIETSAKNPPQNIDTAFHELVRVIRRSPEEGKPSKTTGCFHDCTVL